The genomic segment GCATGTCATCGACGCGGTTGTTGGAGGCAGCATCGAGCTCCGCCACATCGAGGGCGGTCCCGTCCCTGATGGCGACGCAGGCGACGCAGCGGTCGCACGGCTCGCCGTCGCGAAGGTCCGTGCAGTTGAGGGCCTTGGCCACGATCCGCGCCATCGACGTCTTGCCGGTCCCGCGCGGGCCCACGAACAGCAGGCCGTGAGCGAGCCGACCCGTGCGGACCGCATTGCGGATCGCGCCGACCGCGGCGTCCTGACCGACGATGCCGGCGAAGGTCTGGGCTCGCCAGATCCGATAGAGCGCCCGATGGGGAACGGACGGGATCACGGCACTCCTGAGGTCCGGGCTCGGCCGGCCCGGTGGGCTCCTCCGGACCGGAGTCCGGGGGCGATCGGCGCGGGCCCGCCCGACGACGACCGAGTCGCGATGCGCCGTGCACCCTCCGTCGATCCGGTCTTCTCGATGCCCACCCTTCCGGGCGACTCGGACCAGGCCGTTCCGCGGCACCCGACGCTCATCGCTTAGTGCTGCTTCCTTCCGGACCTGACACGATTCACGAGTCGCCGCTGCGCGGGACCCGGTCCTCGACGTCGTTCGGATGGCGGCTGTCGAGAACGGGGACCTCGGGAGGGGATTCAGCCCTGCTGGAGCGGATTGCAGGTACAGGGCACCGCTAGTTCCCCGCCTAGCACGGCCCGCGAAGCATACAGGACCGGCGGCTCGGAGCCCCGAGGTGGTGGCGGAGAGGGCGGGATTTGAACCCGCGATGGGTTGCCCCATACCGCATTTCCAGTGCGGCGCCCTAGGCCACTAGGCGACCTCTCCGCGGACGCGCGACGACGCGGGATCCGGTGCGTCCGGTTGCTGGCGGAGAGGGCGGGATTCGAACCCGCGGTGCTTTCGCACACCGCTTTTCGAGAGCGGCACCATCAACCACTCGGACACCTCTCCGCCGCAGAGGATACCAAAGCGGCCGCGGAGCCCCGCTCGCGAGCGCCTAGGCTCGCGCGGGCAGCGGGCCGGCGAAGAGCTCCTCCACCTCGTCGCGACGGATGCCGCTCACGACCTTGAGACGGCGCGGCAGGCCGGCGTGCTGGGCGAGCTGGAGGACGCTGCCCGCCGCTCCCTCGAGCGGATCCGGCAGGGCGAAGACGAGTGCCTCGACATCGCTCTGAAGCAGGGCCCCGACGCACATCGCGCAGGGTTCCATCGTCGTGAAGACCGTGGCATCGCTGAGTTCGGCGGTCCCGAGCCGGCGGCTCGCCTCGCGGAGCGCCACGATCGTGGCATGCGCGGTCGGGTCGTTGGTCTCGCGGACACGGTCATGGGCCCGGGCGACCATCGCGTCATGCACGACGACCACCGCGGCGATCGGACGATCGCCGAGCCCGAGCGCGAGATGAGCCTCGGCGAGCGCCTCGCCCATGAACAACTCGTAGTTCATCCGGCCGATCATACAGGTCCGTCCCGCGGTCGCGGACGAGGGGCGTCGAGGCGCTAGGATTCGGGCCGAACATCGAGGCAGCGGACAGCGGCGCTGGGTGGCGGGGCGGACTGGAGTGGAGACGATGGCACGACGGCGGATCGGCATCCTCACCGGGGGTGGCGACGTCCCGGGGCTCAACTCGGTCATCAAGAGCGTGACCTACCGGGCGACCGAGCAGGGATACGAGGTCCTCGGCATCCGGCGTGGGTGGGAGGGCCTCACCCATGGGCGACGCCTGGCGGACGGTTCGGCCGATCCACTGTACGCACGCCCCCTCGACCGGACGAACACGCGCGCCATCGACCGGACGGGCGGTACCGTCCTCCACACCTCGCGGACGAATCCGCGCACGATGCGCGAGGCGGCACTGCCGCGCTGGTTGTCAGCCGAGCAGCGCATGGCCCTCCGGGTCGACGAGGATCGCTACGACCTCACCCCGCTCGTCCTCGACCACATCCGCGAGCTCGGACTGGACCAGCTCGTCACGATCGGCGGCGACGACACGCTTTCGTTCTCGCACGTCCTCGTCGACCACGGCGTGCCGCTCATCGCGATCCCGAAGACGATGGACAACGACGTCCAGGGGACCGAGTACTGCATCGGCTTCTCCTCGGCGATCACCCGGGCGAAGGAGCTCATCGATCGTCAACGGACCACGCTCGGCTCCCACGAACGGATCGGCGTGTTCCGGATCTTCGGCCGCGACGCCGGCTTCTCCGCCCTCTTCACCGCCTACGTCTCGTCGGGCCGCTGCGTGATCCCCGAGGCGCCGTACGACCTCGACGCCCTCGCCACCCTCCTCGCCGCCGATCAGGAGGCGAATCCGTCGCGCTACGCGTTCGTCATCACCGCCGAGGGCGCGATCTGGCAGGGAGCGCGGATGGTCGACATCGGTGAGGCGGACGCCTTCGGCCACCGCCACAAGGCCAACGTCGGTGAGGCGCTGGCGGCCGAGCTCAGGTCGCGGACGGGCATCGAGACCGTGGCATCGGAGCTCACCTACGACCTCCGCAGCGGACAGCCGGACATGCTCGACCAGCTCGTCGCGACGACCTTCGCCAACATCGCGATGGATCTCCTGGCCGACGGAGTCAGCGGCCGGATGGTCGCCATCCGCGATGGGAAGTACGACCACGCGCCGCTCCCCGACCCGGCACTCGGCGCCCGTCGCGTGGACGTCGCCACGCAGTACAACGTCGAGCGGTTCCGTCCCCAGTACGCGGCCCGCCTCGGCGAACCGATCCTCCTCTCGACGCCACTGGGTGTCTGACCGTCGCGGTGACCGGCCGGCGCCCGACGGAGCGGACTGATGGACATACGCGGGGCGCATCAGTCGAGACCGGAGAGCGTGCGGATGGTCCGCGCCAGGTTCGACATGTCCTCGTCGCCGTAGCCACGAGCGACGAGTCCGTTCTCGAGCTGCGCCGCGAGGCCCGCGAGGGGAAGGACGGCACCCACCTCTCGTGCCATCGCGAGGGCGATACCGAGGTCCTTGAGGTGAAGACGGGTCTTGAACCCGAGCGGGTAGTCGTTGGCGAGCATCCGGGAGCTGCGATTGGCGAGGATCCAGCTCGACGCGACGCCGCCGCCAAGCGCCGCGACCACCTGCTCGGTGTCGAGGCCGGCCTTGATGGCGAGCACGAGGCCCTCGGCCACCGCGAGGTATACGCCGGCGATCACGACCTGGTTGACCGCCTTCACGGCCTGGCCGGAGCCCGCCGGACCGAAGTGGGTGATCGTCGTTCCGAGTCGTTCGAGGATGGGGCGGGCGCGGGCGACGTCGGCCGCCTCGCCACCGCAGAAGATCGTGAGGCTCGCCTTCCGGGCGCCCTCGCTTCCTCCGGAGACGGGCGCATCGACGAACCCGGCGCCGAGCACTGCCAACCGAGCGGCGAACGACCGGGTGGCGAGCGGACTGATCGTCGAGTGATCGATGACGAGGGTACCCGGGGCGATGCCGCCCGCGACGCCATCCGGTCCGAAGAGCACCTCCTCGACGTCCGGCGTGTCCGAGACGCAGATGAGGACGATGGCGCTCGAACGGGCGAGGTCGCCCGGGGTGGATGCTTCGGTGGCACCCGCGGCGGCGAGCTCCGCCGCCCGGCCGGGAGTCCGGTTCCAGACGGCGACTGGGTGGCCGGCGCGCACGAGATGGCCGGCCATCGCGGCGCCCATCGTCCCGAGACCGATGAACCCCAGGCGTTCCATGTGCCCTCCTCCGTCGACGGCCCTGCCCGGAGAGCGTATCCGAGATGGCCGGTACCATGGCCGGGTGCGCACGGACCGCATCGCGGTGGCGAAGGACGTCACGCTGGCGCTCGATCGATGGGAGCCCGCCGACGTGCCCGCGAGGGCGACCGTCCCCGGCCCGATGTTCCTGCTCGTCCACGGGCTCGCCTCCAACGCACGTCTGTGGGACGGTGTCGCCGAGCGGTTGGCCGCCGCGGGTCATGCGGTCACAGCCGTGGATCTCCGCGGTCATGGTCGGTCGAGCAAGCCCGACGCCGGATATGACGTGCCGACGGTCGCCGGCGACCTCGCCCGGCTCATCGAGGTGGCCGGCCTGGAGCGTCCGATCGTCGGCGGCCAGTCATGGGGCGGCAACGTCGCCGTCGAGCTCGCCGCCCGGCATCCCGCCATCGTGCGCGGGATCGCCTGCATCGACGGCGGATGGATCGACCTCCAGTCGGCGTTCCCGGACTGGGACGCCTGCCGGGCGGCGCTCGCCCCGCCCCGCCTCGCCGGTCGACGACTCGCCGAGGTCGACGGCTGGATCCGGGCCGCGCACCCCGCCTGGCCCGAGTCGGGGATCCGCGGGTCGCTCGCCAACCTCGAGGTGCTGGCCGACGGGACCGTGCGTCCGTGGCTGACGTTCGAGCGCCACCTCCTCGTCCTCCGCGGCCTCTGGGACCATCGTCCCGCGGGGCTCTACCCGGCCATCGACGTCCCGGTCCTCCTCCTCGCGGCCGAGTCGACGGCCGGCGCCGAGCCGGCGAAGCACCGGACGGTCGATGCCGCGTCCGCTGCGCTCCATCGGTCGAGGACCAGGTGGTTCATCGGCGATCACGACATCCACGCCCAGTTCCCGGACGAACTGGCTGATGTGCTGGCCTCCATGACGTCCGCGGGAGCGCCCCAATGAGCGGGCCGCGGATCCTCGCGATCATGGGCTCAGGGGAGACCGGGCCGACGATGGCGAAGGTCCACCGGGCGCTGTTCGACCTCCTCGAGCGGGACGC from the Chloroflexota bacterium genome contains:
- a CDS encoding nucleoside deaminase, which translates into the protein MNYELFMGEALAEAHLALGLGDRPIAAVVVVHDAMVARAHDRVRETNDPTAHATIVALREASRRLGTAELSDATVFTTMEPCAMCVGALLQSDVEALVFALPDPLEGAAGSVLQLAQHAGLPRRLKVVSGIRRDEVEELFAGPLPARA
- a CDS encoding NAD(P)-dependent oxidoreductase, which codes for MRSVRTRPWYRPSRIRSPGRAVDGGGHMERLGFIGLGTMGAAMAGHLVRAGHPVAVWNRTPGRAAELAAAGATEASTPGDLARSSAIVLICVSDTPDVEEVLFGPDGVAGGIAPGTLVIDHSTISPLATRSFAARLAVLGAGFVDAPVSGGSEGARKASLTIFCGGEAADVARARPILERLGTTITHFGPAGSGQAVKAVNQVVIAGVYLAVAEGLVLAIKAGLDTEQVVAALGGGVASSWILANRSSRMLANDYPLGFKTRLHLKDLGIALAMAREVGAVLPLAGLAAQLENGLVARGYGDEDMSNLARTIRTLSGLD
- a CDS encoding alpha/beta fold hydrolase; the protein is MRTDRIAVAKDVTLALDRWEPADVPARATVPGPMFLLVHGLASNARLWDGVAERLAAAGHAVTAVDLRGHGRSSKPDAGYDVPTVAGDLARLIEVAGLERPIVGGQSWGGNVAVELAARHPAIVRGIACIDGGWIDLQSAFPDWDACRAALAPPRLAGRRLAEVDGWIRAAHPAWPESGIRGSLANLEVLADGTVRPWLTFERHLLVLRGLWDHRPAGLYPAIDVPVLLLAAESTAGAEPAKHRTVDAASAALHRSRTRWFIGDHDIHAQFPDELADVLASMTSAGAPQ
- a CDS encoding 6-phosphofructokinase — translated: MARRRIGILTGGGDVPGLNSVIKSVTYRATEQGYEVLGIRRGWEGLTHGRRLADGSADPLYARPLDRTNTRAIDRTGGTVLHTSRTNPRTMREAALPRWLSAEQRMALRVDEDRYDLTPLVLDHIRELGLDQLVTIGGDDTLSFSHVLVDHGVPLIAIPKTMDNDVQGTEYCIGFSSAITRAKELIDRQRTTLGSHERIGVFRIFGRDAGFSALFTAYVSSGRCVIPEAPYDLDALATLLAADQEANPSRYAFVITAEGAIWQGARMVDIGEADAFGHRHKANVGEALAAELRSRTGIETVASELTYDLRSGQPDMLDQLVATTFANIAMDLLADGVSGRMVAIRDGKYDHAPLPDPALGARRVDVATQYNVERFRPQYAARLGEPILLSTPLGV